The genomic stretch tgttggggtgcctcccaactgtcgcatcgcgcgaaaaaccggcgggaaaagaaagaaacaacagagccgccaccgtgcgttatttatcccaaaagagggaaaggaaacgctcagagtaaacctaggaaaagaacatggtctcgcgaccaaagaggatgggttcgggagtcggttatgcgaagggaaggtgttaggcaccctacgcatccgtagtactctacgggatccacgcacagaaggaaggaaaatggttgctaaacactgctcaaacacacgcacactggctgaaaagagacaaaagaaactgactgaaactgactcggcaggatatcgcatcctgggcctacttagtctatcaggcatagacatcagagtcgaagtagttcggactggggagacgacacatgctcgctaggatgtcgcatcctatgcatacgtatcttctcggacgagagaagaatcagagcattcgtagctcggctgacacgcacacaaacaaacaagacacaggcaaacgtggagcccgactgccaatcactggacttatgtcagcatccgaacctaaacgaCACGCaaaagaggcaaacgtggagcctgaatgccaatcactggacttacatcagcatccgaacctaaacaacacaacagatagatagggagtctgggactcagcctacaactgtcaaacaaacacaaaagaaaagaaagggcgcccggagagatcagctcaatctcctgcctacatacttcatctggtgtgaagatcagggcgatgtagttcccctacgcagggacaaaggatctagcctaaccagataacagagggagacacaacactagggagactacgactcgagcctagatgttgtcatgcaaagtcaaccctaagttaaggtttctagctaaatgacacaagggccaacctatcttAGACACGggaaaaagcaaagtctcgattgcaactagggcaagagaagagggatatctcaatcacaacaggggtgagagaaaagaaattagctgttagtggttagtcaaaactcggcaagacatcgcgtctcgtgcctacgtatctcacctgaacgtgagaatcagagttgccgtagttcggccggcagggaaaaaagactcgatcgcaacgagggcgagagaaagggaaggtctcgatcgcaacgagggcgagagaaaggatcgcaacgagggcgaaaacaagcacggattagttgttagtcaaactcgacaagacatcgcatctcgtgcctacgtatctcacctgaacgtgagaatcagagttgccgtagttcggccaaacaaccctaagcatggctcacacaggaagtaAGCCACACAaacctgacttgcacaggaagcaagtcaggCACAACCTATCTTGCACGAGGGCAAGTccaagctaaacctaaagaggcaaagcaaacaaacaatcacaggaagcacactctatatgcatacaagaggctcaaacaaaggttaggcactaggccaactggaatagggtcagggtgctcttaaccttgccattgagaggctaaggtgaagcagatgaaaggatgaaaTGAGGgtgagacctcacagctcttatccctggccagggagagctaatagacaaatgagcatgggtccagaaagtgggaacccttctatactcgaagactctgacactgtacactttgtacaagatcttgggtttgtatcccaatgcatcaacacacggcagtgtgagcagagggatgacacaacaagagtagtgggggatagattgcatatccctaccttccaccaattgccttttttgaaggactttcaatatgtacagggacaaattaagcatacacaagcattgcctcttaaggaggacttcagacagttgcctggccaagtaacaggccaggtcttccagactacatgaagaaaaaggaattatacctcaagcaagttgctaaatagcaaagcaaagcaagttcaaagaacttaagcaactaagggtacctgaaatagtcaaacagatcagtacacagaCAAACAACAGTAAACAGCAGAAGTCAATAGTTAAGTTGTACAATCAGACATAATCACAATGCACGAAGGTGCAAGCCATAAGCTCATACTCAAAGgtcaaccctacaaaacaaattcaaattaGTCATACACAAACAAACAGTCAATTCCCATTGGATAATCATCATCAAGCCTAAGCACATGTGCTTCTAACCTGAAACaaaactcaaatgtgagagcacagaccactaggacaaggcctagggtcaaaagagggaAAAAATCCAGGACAGAAGCTGATACTCCATATTTAATCAAGTACTAACATGTCCTAAAATTAAGGGAGCATGCAAGATTGAATTATTTCTAAGCCTAGGGGTAGAATGGTCATTTCACAGTTAGGGAGTAATATTGAATTAAATTTCTATTTACAAAAGTAAGTTCTATTTAAAGCCAATTAGAACTAAACTAAATTTAATATTTCTAAACTATTTCTAATAtttctttttaatattttttaattaacTCTAAAGTTCTAAAACTATTATTTCTAAAAAATATTCTAATTCTAATAATCTAATTAACTAACTCTAAAATCTAATTCCCTAAATCAGTAGCCTAAATTTAATATTGCTAATTAATTTCTAAAATCTATTAAATCCTATTTAAGACTTTATTCTAAAATTCTAAATCTAATCATATTCTAATTCTAATTTGACAACTAATTAAAATGGTTTCCAAATTCCAAAATTAATTTCTAATAATATCTCTAATTCTAAATTCTAACAGCCAGTTAAAATTCTAAAATTAGTTCCTAATAATATTTTTAACCTAATTAACTAATTCTAAAATTAATTTCTAATAATCCTAAACAAACTCTAATCCTAATTCTCCTAATTAATTTCTACGGTTATTGTATTTCTAAAAAAAACTTTTCTAATACTAATCCACCTAATTAACTTTGAAGTTAATCCTAATACTAACACTAACGTATTCAACGTAACAGTCCTAAGGTTAatctttaattattatttaattctAAATCTGATTCTACAATTACTTAAGCAATATTCtaaaattattattaaaaaaactATTCCTAGCATTACTCTAACTATATCCTATCAATCCTACTTATTACTAATTATTCTAAATAACACCTAACCCTCTAATTACGCTAGTTACAAACTTAATTAACCTAAATATATACTAATTGAAAACCAAACAAACAGTTGGAACACAAAATTCATCTTCCTCACATTTCTACGCCTCAGCATATCCAGAAGAAAAAAAAGATAGTATCGCGGCGAAGAACCTAACCGCGTCGGTTCTCGCCACCGACGACGGCGGTAGAAACGGCGGAGCAAGGACGAGACGGCGAGTCCCCAAATCCCAGTGCTGTAACTACATAGATCTTTCCGTCTCTGCATGTGAGAAACTTCACCTTCCCCAAATCACGGTGCATCGAATAGAGCAACACCGATTCACGGCGTCGAACCTCTGCTTCCACCGGTTTAAACAGAAGAAAATAAACGACAAATTGAAATCTCACCAGTCTATCAGGTACCGCGTATTTCCGCTTTGATCTCGCTTGATCCTTTCTTCTCCCTTCTCGAACTCTTCCGTTGCTGTGCGTTGTAAATAATTCCTGCAATCCTGTTATCGTTCTGAGATGAGAGTGGGGTGATTATTGCGGTGGCGAGCGgttgagattgaaggaatctcGGTTGGGAAGAGGAGGTTGAAGTGGTGGCTGGTTTTATGAGTTGGTTACGGTTGTTGAAGATTTGGATTGTGAAGTTGTTAGAGTTTGGAGGTGGTTGTTGGGTTGGAAGAGAGGTTGGTTGAGGGTTGAGGCTGAAGGATTGGTTGAAGACGATTCCAGATCGTGATTGTGAAATGTTTCAGAATTCCTTCCGATTGTGAATTTTTCTGTTAGTTTTCTTTCTCTTTTCGTTTTTCTTGCTGCTCTCGATCTCTTGAAAAATCTGTTGGAGACTGATGCTAGCCAACCAAATTCTGTTGCAGGTTGTTGAATATTTGGTGAAGGTTGTTTAGAGGTGCGATGAGGATTCGAGAGCGAGCTGGAAGATGGGAAGAAGATTGATTTTATAGGGTGATGATACTGATTTTTCTGTTATGGATTGGTTATTATGCAGGTTGTGTTTAGAGAAGAAGAATTGGTTGAATGGTGATGGAGGTTACGGTTGGagaaaaatctggaaaagttTGTTAGAATTGTTACTGGATTGTGAGTTTTTCTTTTTTGTGCAGAATTTGTTGTGCGGTTATGGCTATGCAGCTGCTGTGTTGTACTGTGTTGTTTTGTCGGTTTGTGAATGAGCTACCACCTTCTTTTGCTGTGCGTTTTCAATTTTGCTTGCAGCTCGCGTGACTCACATTTGTTTTCATTGTAGCTACAGCTTGGTTCTTTTTGTTTTATTAGAAAAAAGGATAAAAGAGATGGTGAGATAAAAGAGATGGATAACTTGTTTAATATGGATTAATTGGATTTTGTGAGATAAAAGAAATGGATATGGGTTAACATGGATTAATTGGATTTTGTGAGATAAAGGAAATGGATATGGGTTAACATGGATAAATTGGGGATATTAATCAATGAAATGAAATTGGATTGGAAAAGTCAAATTGGATAAGATTTTGGTTTATGTGGTTTATGGATTCAAAAAAAAGTTGGACAATTGGTTAAAACAATCAAATGGTTAAATGGATATATAAACAAAATGGATCATGGTTAAATTGGATTGTGTTAAAATCAAACTAAATGGATTATGGATTATGATTTGGATAATAAAATGGAATTATTTGGAAAATGGTTAATGGGCTATTGAAAATGGTCTATCAAGATGAAATATGGACAAATGTGGATATTGAATGGATGTTTAGAAAATGGATAAATTTGGAAAATGGTTAATGGGCTAAAATTATGGGCTTAACAAAAAGAAATGAATGGGCTCAATGCAACCACGATTAAATTTCCACAACCAAATCAACTTTTCAGTAATCAACCAGGATCATCCAACCCAATTTGACTTTCCAAGATTAATTCGAGAAAAGAACGAAATGATTTCTTCTTCCACACAagtgtttgtaatgacaaatgaccttctttgggacatgaaggaagtgtctcaaaccatctATCCACCTCTCAGCCCTCActtgactttgcagttgacttttatggggccCAGATGACCTGAAACCGCACTGTGTACTTTGAGCTTTCAACAattggccaaattgcatcaaaatgaaccttgggttcacataagCTCATTGGAACACCCATAGGGCCTTTGTCTCATGGAAAAACTTGATCTCTCGCACAGTTGACTTCTCCTGATGCCAGTCCTGACTGATGcaatgcaatggactatgcaatgtgaatgcaatgttaatgacctaaaaattgaaatgaatgtacaaatgggaggtgcaaatttgaggtgctacagctgcccctattcaatcaactgggaacccgaaggatgagagcaacgactgtcagactttcagggtaaacagggattgaatacaaaagaaccgtagaaatttgcaccgactggatatgatacaagaatgcctgtcaggatcggcaaagaaacagtcttgagagaaaaatccgtctggaacggaaaaaagaaatcggcctgaataccgaaacagaaacgtcgacctggataccaaaataaatggtaacacagggataaccaatgcctgagcgtcataagtacatcgacctgatcgtcggaaacttcttcggtctgaataccggcaaagttggcctgagtgccaaagcgtgaattggtttgtgttccaaaacactcaacatcctgaggaggactagaaaagcagtcttgttaaaggatggacattcgattccacaagaaatacgaatcttactcgactggggaggacgacttcgacccaagagcgcatgagacatattatctatagccgtcagaacgtagataataaactcgcatggaagattatccataaccggttggtaggttgttagatggataaacgaccgaaaacatcctgaagagagcaaaggcaaacttgttaaaggatgaacatccgattccacagggaatacgaatcttactctactggtgataacaatcgaaagattgaccaaagagcgcatgagacatattatctatagccgtcggaacgtagataataaactcgcatggaagattatccataaccggttggtaggttgttagatggataaacgaccgaaaacatcctgaagagagcaaaggcaaacttgttaaaggatgaacatccgattccacagggaatacgaatcttactctactggtgataacaatcgaaagattgaccaaagagcgcatgagacatattatctatagccgtcggaacgtagataataaactcgcatggaagattatccataaccggttggtaggttgttagatggataaacgaccgaaaacatcctgaagagagcaaaggcaaacttgttaaaggatgaacatccgattccacagggaatacgaatcttactctactggtgataacaatcgaaagattgaccaaagagcgcatgagacatattatctatagccgtcggaacgtagataataaactcgcatggaagattatccataaccggttggtaggttgttagatggataaacgaccgaaaacatcctgaagagagcaaaggcaaacttgttaaaggatgaacatccgattccacagggaatacgaatcttactctactggtgataacaatcgaaagattgaccaaagagcgcatgagacatattatctatagccgtcggaacgtagataataaactcgcatggaagattatccataaccggttggtaggttgttagatggataaacgaccgaaaggaaaggcatcggtaccaggactaggtatgcaaagatgaccaatccaaagaggataaagttgcttactcggagcaaatatccaaaaagaaggtgaagacccaatggggacaatactgcttgatcaaggcaagtatccaaaggggacaagaccattaataccacaaagaggggattacatctaccggtttataggcagaaaaccacggaaaagtaaccagtcatcatcgggatgagcacaaagggttaactccgacaaggggaggaatgtgggattttacaactaccagctagtgggtagaaaaccacaaagataggacttacacctaccggtttgtaggtagaagccaataAACGATCTGCTaagagacagagtgagaaaaggatttacagctaccagctagtgggtagaagaccgtaaagataggacttacaactaccggtttgtaggtagaggcccacaaattccgctgaggataagatgaatgagtgccggttagtgagcaactattcatttatgccccagggaatCACAAGAGACAGTCGACGGGGAGCCAGTTTAGGgtcgatccaaaaaggcagactgaaacaagactcatcctaatgaggaaagaactcaatagggaaaacccatcccattagggagggaacggaagcaaccgtcatccacgaggatgtatctcagtggggaaatagcaggaaaagattgacactttctgcttaaggggtagactctacatggagagatcggacacacccatatctgctaggaAAATCTACTTGAGAGATctgtattaccaaatagcagaaggcaacaatcaacagatacccggcaacagctgcaacatgagtacctgaatgttatgattatgcatgtatgcattctacctaaaatgtatgatgaatgttgacaaacagacatgctcaacacacaggtccgggaatcaacccTCCGGGGAGAAAACCAAAGTCctcatcctgcaggggaggaagagccacaagaggcttccggagggatcgtcggtcaccaccggagaaaagagttcaacatacaagcggacgcgccacaacaacttgtgaTGAAAATCAGAGGTACCAAGAAGCAACCAAATTTCTGATGAGGATACAAAGGCAATGACAAAGCTCCTTGTGCAAACAACTCCACTGAGGGATCCatctgagggaatgccggattacggggatgtcgatccaccaaatactgaatcttcaaagaaaaacacccatgctggtggagaggaagactggcctgctggagaggcgaaaattgaagtcttcagtaaacactctgctaggggagctgccccacaataacgtccgaaacagcaaacttgctggggatgccccacgatagggtTCAAACAGCACTCTATTAGGGATGCCCCACCGTAGGGCTAACAGAGACTTGGAGAAAAATGTTGCACTGCCGGGAACAcgaagatgaacaacttcaaacaacactgcattgggtaacttcactgaggagagaccatacgaggttctgcaggacaaagatacagttatgctcgagatacgaacaattgtcttacctgttggtaatcataccaccctcgggagagcacttgcgggtctcctaagtatccttccgTCATCGggaatgttcactttgtttaagaacaatttttttgaaaaatttgtttattttggaaaacaatgatactttatcatttaaaacatgcaaaacatttgttgagttaaaacaaataagagtgcaaacaattggctaaaagctcaaattgatgtgatggaatggtagtctgccaagggcgagactccatagatctgtacaagtttgaaatcggtgatatatattggagagggctacattgaacataatgacctttcctctaccattctgaattttcgatgtattcagagcttcagtcgacgacggatcgagaatccctgacggatgacagatgtacagcacagtcttgtcaagatgcagttacttgccaaatccctaatttttgcctagattgccccagtgtgaggtgttcaatctagcgggatgcaaattctttttttttttttttcaatgtctctaacttttgcctggatcgccctttcgggttttcaatccaccgagacgctcctttttgcctaagtcgccctttggggtgttcgacttagcgagctattctgcttttatttaggcgaagtatttcttgactgcattaagaattcacaggacgagtgaacttctttatccattgttgtaagtgtcgaacactgcctgaagaggctcttttgaaaacgtatggacgttcttagcttggagttcacttgcccctggaattgggcacgaaagacaagactttcttgagcacaaggttcctcggaacacacgaggcttgatcttcttgtcgaatgctttttcactctctgctgatatgactgaccatgacacatggcagttgatctcttcctttcgattgaattcagcatcagccaacttgggactttgagggtgctattttttttgtttttctttcttttgattttttttgatttgattgatttctttttttttgatttctttcgattttgcaccctctcttttcttttttttttactttcttttttgatgccccagttggctgttctgctgattcttgagatgcagctgagtgatcttcttttcttgctcaagaagtcgggaaatctcgtcgggaatcccttcaacatcatcttcgtccgcttcgaatacagggaattcaaaattgggagatgacgtccgatcactatgttcaatgggtttaagaaacaacctgcataatgattttgagtataaaaaggcactttgaaaatcaaacaagacaatcgttatgcagatgaaaagattgcttttattcttgttttttaaggttttttcGTGATCACCAATTTCAAGCAAAAAGCGAAAAGagaaaacaattggaaaaacaaatgtttgacatgaatttatttgaatgaaaatatcattgcacaaaatgttgccaacaatgccatcacttctccttttggcatgggagaagggctttttaaacaaagtgaaaaGACTCTGACGTAAaaacaactgtaggaacgcccacagtgacccaattgcgatagatcccaccagggatgacaactgtcaatATCTTTTGCATCGGCAGCTTCTGATTTTGAACAACCCTCTTGAAAACCTCAGAAGAACAAACACCGacagcccgggacttgttatcttcaagcttgattagcactgggacctaagtcctccaggataagaatacctgacctcaccagatcttgaaccttcatcttcagctgaaagcaactgtccacatcatgaccaggagcacccgaatgatacacacactgctgctcaggcctataccaccaccgagggttgtcGGGTATGGGaggcgggtctctgggagtgatcaagttccgctctatcagagtgggatacagttcggcgtaggacatggggattggatcaaaaatgatcttcttcctctcattacttgtaccagcttgattatcCATTGGAGGCTGGAGAGCCTGTTGCTGAGGACGAGGTTGTGGAgtctgatactgctgagttggtcttctcggctgttgttgagtttgagttgctggaatagtcacagcagcaacttgccgatatggtcctctatttgcactccttcgacggtgcacagcattcgtttcattctctccccttttgggtgccccagagtatagcttcttagaacttgaagagtttgaagagcccggatcttgtatccttcctgctttgataaggctctcaGTTCGTTCTCCACAGACgacaacatctgaaaagctactgaacgggcaacttcccaaacgatccatgaacactccttgcaaggtcccaatgaacatgtcagtcagctctctctccagcataggaggttgcactctggcggctagctcacgccatctctgagcatactctttgaaactctccttgtctttctgatacaagctctgtaactgagttcggctcggcgccatgtccatattatgcttgtattgccttaggaaggcctcacccaaatctttccagcttctgactgattctcgcttcagatccatgtaccaatccaaagatgccccagatagactatcttggaaaaagtacatccacatcttttcatcgtcagtgtaagcagagatcttcctgaagtacgcctgcacatgggtgcgaggacaggaagtgccattgtacttgtcgaatgagggtgccttgaatttgtaggggatcttcaacccttccaccagacccatgtcggtcacatcaaacccaagggagttctgacattccatggctcggactttctcagcaagagcatccacttttctgtccctctCTTCGGTTTTCACAACATCATagtcctcactgaggagagtaaacgtatcctcttgttggttgacaaatggagctggatgacgaatcggagcccgggtagctctgacattgacctctgcagcaagaggctgtccattgattcttataccctcaagttcatccccgacggcgtagtcgttagtgggagcagCAACATGGATAGTCCCATGAGCGGGTGCagcaacaggcgaagcacggttggatgttggaatcacaacttcctgtctctgggctaaggcacgcagctcctcttgcccctgaacgaccccttgcatcattgtcatgaactgggccatgtttgccctcatctcggccagctctgtctgaacctgatccatacctctctgttgattgAGCCTGGTTGAATACCGGTGTGGTCTTCGATCAGTTATCCTGTCTCAACAAAGGAACCGGAGTGAGAAGTCTtgtccccaaacatgtctgcaatgcaaggatgatatgtgcatgatacgtgtatgatgcggatgctattttatcatgaatgatcctgaaaaggatatgtgtatgcgagttaactttttttcattttcatgcattactatttttttggaaaataaacatgctatgatgcaaatgatgcgaacatgactggtcaagctgtgcgtctcaaggcacagggtcagaacttcggcttgaactctgatcacaaccatctgaaacccaaagtcaatctgatcaactggcatctgaacccatgtctggagaactgagtcaccatctgagcgagtaccctcaaattcagcccagggatccgaaataaatggaaccctctgatcaaaaccagggtcaaacctccggcgtccagaaataacgatccataaatccgactcaagaTCATCAACACGGCATTACTGGCAGAAACTGTAcctgtagagatcaaaccctcccctcactggtaggttctaagaacagaagtttgtcagtttcagcccttcagtcgagaataatacgtttaccactgaaggtttgacattattacgggataaaagacctctgctgactcccctcaacaggatatcctagagcaagttcccagtctcggggtcctcggattgagcagcgagaatgcgcccaccagagctaacataatcacgtctcggaggagaggcctcgactgagttctcgggaaatggtcatcagagtcgacgatttctaaaggaatattcgtcgttatggaacacccataggacaaaatatatccaacagaaacctcgtctggaatgtgggtctcatgaacgacttaacgtagcaacatgccacgcaagcctcatgactatccactctagcacctatgtgtacactcaagcctgggtagtgggcttatttctcacaaaatatcccatcccaacaaacagacaaccagcagatggatatgaatgaatgcaaacattaatgcaaacaataaatgcaaacagtaaatgcaaatatatacaaatgaaagcaataaataaagcagcacaaagcaaccaaagccctaacctagagagcgctaggagagactcgctcagggaagatggaccagcacaggtcaacttctctacgtccccagcagagtcgccagctgtcgcatcgcgcgaaaaaccggcgggaaaagaaagaaacaacagagccgccaccgtgcgttatttatcccaaaagagggaaaggaaacgctcagagtaaacctaggaaaagaacatggtctcgcgaccaaagaggatgggttcgggagtcggttatgcgaagggaaggtgttaggcaccctacgcatccgtagtactctacgggatccacgcacagaaggaaggaaaatggttgctaaacactgctcaaacacacgcacactggctgaaaagagacaaaagaaactgactgaaactgactcggcaggatatcgcatcctgggcctacttagtctatcaggcatagacatcagagtcgaagtagttcggactggggagacgacacatgctcgctaggatgtcgcatcctatgcatacgtatcttctcggacgagagaagaatcagagcattcgtagctcggctgacacgcacacaaacaaacaagacacaggcaaacgtggagcccgactgccaatcactggacttatgtcagcatccgaacctaaacgaCACGCaaaaga from Lathyrus oleraceus cultivar Zhongwan6 chromosome 7, CAAS_Psat_ZW6_1.0, whole genome shotgun sequence encodes the following:
- the LOC127103795 gene encoding uncharacterized protein LOC127103795 isoform X1, whose product is MDQVQTELAEMRANMAQFMTMMQGVVQGQEELRALAQRQEVVIPTSNRASPVAAPAHGTIHVAAPTNDYAVGDELEGIRINGQPLAAEVNVRATRAPIRHPAPFVNQQEDTFTLLSEDYDVVKTEERDRKVDALAEKVRAMECQNSLGFDVTDMGLVEGLKIPYKFKAPSFDKYNGTSCPRTHVQAYFRKISAYTDDEKMWMYFFQDSLSGASLDWYMDLKRESVRSWKDLGEAFLRQYKHNMDMAPSRTQLQSLYQKDKESFKEYAQRWRELAARVQPPMLERELTDMFIGTLQGVFMDRLGSCPFSSFSDVVVCGERTESLIKAGRIQDPGSSNSSSSKKLYSGAPKRGENETNAVHRRRSANRGPYRQVAAVTIPATQTQQQPRRPTQQYQTPQPRPQQQALQPPMDNQAGTSNERKKIIFDPIPMSYAELYPTLIERNLITPRDPPPIPDNPRWWYRPEQQCVYHSGAPGHDVDSCFQLKMKVQDLVRSGILILEDLGPSANQA